A stretch of DNA from Glycine max cultivar Williams 82 chromosome 18, Glycine_max_v4.0, whole genome shotgun sequence:
TGGTACTGTCTTTGCATGCACGATGAGGTATAAGAGTCGAAAGGATAAGAGGGAGTTAGAGCGAAGACGCGAAGAGGCGAAGTGTTATACCTGAAGTTCAAGGACAATGCTGCATTAGGAATAAACGTGAATTTGATCGTCGTAAGCGCTTCCGAAACTCAATACTCGAGATATTAAtgtttgttctttctttttcccctGCGATTAGCTTCTGAAACCTTCTCtcatttatgatttattgttttgtttggttatgattattattataaacgGAGTCCATAATTAAATGGGCCTAAAGTCAGCTCTGTTCACAACCCAAGTTAAGAGAGCCCAATGTATTTTGTCAACTTtctattgacaaaaaaaaaaccaatattttctttaagaGCTAGACATTACGAATGTTTTAAACTAGTatagtattttgtttttatcttggCCATGTCTGAAATTTTGTTgtctttattgataaaatagGTTATGTACTGAaagtaaaatgtttttatactttcattattgtatataataagtttattgattttatgataattatattaaaaatttaaaaattatatcattgtttattatgattgaatgagagtataaagttattttaCACTATGAGTGCATCACCATTAAactcattaattaaatataaaaacttaacatgacttaaaattaaaaaatatatttctatttaattgtaattaattaattgtgtggttgtttatgtgtttttttttaacttttatcattttagtataacaatattattacgatatattttatatatctattaaataatttaaataaaatgtaaaccATTGTGATTAATATATGATACCATCAAGTTATAAATCTTTTTcgctaaaaaaaagttataaatcttTTCTATATTTGTCCATCAGAAAGTATCTAAATTATCAAGTTAAGCTGTActacaaaataaattagttatgaatgaTTAGTGTATGCAAGAGTTTGTTTTCCTTTGTTAGGCCAAGGAAGCTATATCGCGAACAATTTGATAAACCATTGTGGCAAGCCAACGTCATCTTCTTTATGATACTTCcatccaaattaaattaaatttaaaccaataaattgttttttagaaGGACATAAGAGTAGTCATATATTAGATACCAGAGTTGTTACAATGTAACTTATTTATGAGTCTTTATAACGAGCTCAATAGTGTAGTCCGAAGCTTTGAAGACTAGTAAAAATCTCATTTTGTGTAACTAACGTTTTCAGCCTTCTGCAAGCTGCAGTTAGATTAGAAAAAACAGTAAGTATATGGTACGTACTTCATAGCAGCCAAAAGTGATGACTATAtacatgtttaattaatttagtttagtTTAGAAATGTAATCATTTATTAGcttatttggataaattaagtttgtgaaaagtaaatgattattttttaacaatatatcTACATGGTAGAAGAATATGTTGACATTTATTATGATAGATAAGTACCTCCATGGAGTGGGAGAAATCATGGGAGGCTTGACGAAATGACAACGATTGGGAATGACCATTGCAGTTTTGGGATCAACGCCAAATTTCTTAAAGGCATCGGAAGCAAAGATATATATAGCATGCAAGCAAGTGATGCTAACCTTTTCAAGGTCTTTGTAACACtgtaaagaaagaaacaagAGTCTTCACATCTTGATCTTGTACAACCTCTTTACAATGAAGAAGCTCCTTTTCTGTCAATTTTTCCAGTGTGCTCAACTTTCCGCATGGACCATGCTTATTGTGTTTAGAAGGATACACATTACTATGGTCCTTGTGTTTAAATTCACAATACTCTGGACTATAGTCTATAGTCGTATTCAGCAACAACCACAGTAAAAAGCAGCAGGACCAACTCAATAAACTTAATCaccataattaaaatcaatttgattcctttattttttaagtgttcAAACTTGGAATACAACTCACATAAATTGTCTAACACTATGCTCTATATATAAACAATCAACCATACtctatataaattttgtattctTTGAATATAAAAACCATGTTtagattcttatttttttagtcaataaacaaattattttcattaatttaaataagaatCAAGTCCTAAATCTTTAGTggttaaattttcatttaaggAACAATACTTATCAAATAAAAAGTCAAATACAtacataataaacataaaaatttatccaaCGTATTATATTTCATCGTAAATCACAATTTGGTCAAATTTATAACAAGTCAAATTTATAACAACATCTTCATGTTTACAAAAATAATCTTAAGTtttctaaaaatgaaaatttcctTTAGTTGTTAACTTTTTACTTGAGAAGTaatacttattaaataaaagtcaaatagataataaaaaattattcaaaatctaaaatttcaTCGTAAAATCACAATTCAGTCAAAATTATACAGTCAAAATAATCTCAAGTTTTCTAAAAATGCAAATATTGAATATACTTGCGACTTTGACTTGGGCTATAATTTTGaccaaattataatttatgatagGAAATTTGATAAAACTTTTATCAATTTTTCTATCATGTTCCTTAAATAAATGCTAAACTAccgttattattataattttcaatttacgataaacaaatattttaaattttagaaaaaatgagaTTATTTTGACTTGTGATATAATTTTGACCAATTTGATTTAtgatgaaatttaatatttgaacatTTTTTCACCTGTGGtataattttgatcaaattttgatttatgatgaaatttatttaagaaatatgATAGGAAAATTGACAAAAGTTTATTATGCTTGCGATTCGGATTAATTTTAAAcatgaaaactaaaaatcaaatcaaataaacaaatgtgattgcttttaattttttagtttttctaattaaaaatttattattgtggtgtttttgcatgcctcttgtttaacaaaaaacaagaatttattcaattttcGAAACTTTATAAATTTGTAGTGGTTTAAATTGGTTTTTGAACACTACTAGTAAgtatgtaaattaaaatattcataaaagtaaaaaagaaaatgcatatgaattttttattcttttaaatacaTAGATAAATAGAAAGAAACGTTTAAAAAGACTGCCAaactttctttcttattttgttgAATGAAGTCATACTTTCGTTATCCACACTTTAATTAACTGTGAAAATTAACGAATAAAAAATTGACTatgtattttgtttaaaatactattgaaagttcttttataaaaatattaattacaaacatatataattataaaatattacaaacaGTACAATAAACTTCCGTagtaataaatagttaaaattttaagttttagtatttttcaaaaatctattaaaaatctctttaaaaactattaaaatattaattacattaattagttGTAATTATAAAATCAGTATTAGTTATACAATTTAAAAAGACAACAAATACCTATTCACCTAATCTTTAGAATCAAATTTTTGAAAaggttataaaattaataaatgtaaatattgttttaatccaataatattaaaagaaactagaacatgaaaataattaaatttcttgttttgaaaaaaaagtaaaacaattaaATTCGTGTGCAATGTTACTTttatcataatatattttttatgtattatttttttaactttacctctattattattttctctcatttatggTTAGTATATATTAAGATTTAAGAGTTTTCATAATTAGGTTTAAATCAGTTTTAAAGTAAACAATCATTTAATccaatcaatcataaaaaaatttgattcagCTTGTATTAGTTCAAGAActatatcaattttttctttaaaaaaatagatgaataaAAACCATTGAAAAACAACAGAATAAGCAAAAAGTCAAGTAAACTATACAAccaagaattttaattaaaatcctGATTAATTGTGAATGATCAGTGTATGCACAAGATTGTTTTATGCAGCTAGGCCAAGGAAGTTATATCTCGAATAATTCAACAAAGCATTGTCACCAACCAACGTCATCTCTTCTTTAATCTTTATGATACTCATTcaaataaagttaaatttaaaacaaccaaGAAGTTGTGTTTTAGAAGGACGTCAAAACTACTTTATACTAGATTATAAAGTTGTTGCAACTTAACTTTTTATGAGCCTCTAATGAGcttaaatacacaaaacacaacacTCTATAGCGTAGCGTGAAGATTTGAAGCCTTTTAGAAATTTCATGTCAACGTTCTCAGCATTTTATCAACTGCAATTAGATTACAGAAAACAATGAGAATAAGCATATGGTACATCGGTACTTTATGGCAGCTAAACGTGATGACTtagtttattttagaaaataaattattattcttcaTAAATATATCTATATACTATAATAGTAGTATTTTGGCATTTATAATAGATAGGTACCTTCATGGAATAGGAGAAATCTCGGGAGGGTAGGCGAAATAGCTAGCAATTTGGGGATCAACATCAACTTCCTCGAAGGCATATGAAGAGAAGATAGCATGCAAACAAGGGATGCAGACCTTTGTGAGAGCCTTGCAACTCTGAAGAAATAGGAACCTTCACATCTAATTATTGTTCAAAAGATATGCAAAACTATCATCATCGATTCGTTTAAGAGAATATGCAGGactatcatcatttttttcaaaaggatATGCAAGACTATCATCCTCATGTTTGGGGAATACACAGGATTATCATCATCGTGTTTGAGAGGATATGTAGGACTATCATCGTCGTGTTCAGGAGGATACGTGGGATTATGATCATCGTGTTTAGGAGGATATGTGGAACTATCATTCTTGTGTTCAAGAGGATACATGAGACTATCTTTGTCATGCTCAGAAGGATATGTTGGACTATCAACGTTTCATTCAGAAAAATATACAAGACTATTGTCATTTTGTTTAGGAGGATATGTAGGACTATTGTCATTGTCTTTAGAAAGATATGTAGGACTATCGTTGTTGTGTTCAGAAGActaaacaatattataatcctTGTGTTTAGAAGTACACTCGAGGTCATGGTCGTATTCAGCAACGACCACATTGATCAAAAGCAGCATGAACAATCCAACAAACTTACTTGTCATGAATAAattctatttgattttttttttaagtagctTCAAGCTTGGAATGAAACTCACAAAAATTGCCTACCACAATATTCTATATATATTCTGAGAATTAGTGAAATAAACAAGCTAGTGAAGTcaccaataaataaaaaaggtcaaatacatattaaaaaatgtactcAACTTTTCCATTTATGTAATAATacttattaaatgaaaagtCAAATgtatattcaaaaaattaatatatcaatttGCTCTAGAATTGCAAATATATGTTCATAATAAATTGAACAATATTATAATGACTTTAGGTTAATTTTATTTCAGCAATATGATaggaatatttataaaaatttaatatgcttgcgatttgatttaattttgaacatggaaactaaaatcaaactaaacatagAACAACATAGAGGGAGACAGAGAGCGACATCAAGGGAGACAGAGTCGTGAGTGAGAGCTTCAACGAgcgttttcaagaaaaaaaattcaaattccttAGATTTTGAGAGAATATAAAATTCTAACATTTTAACTAATTGAAATACtttgtaaaaatattagaatttaaattcctttttaaatattgtatccaaacaatatatttttctatgaaacaatttaaattccataaaaaaatgaattatcttGTTAAATATTATCATCCAAATATACGGTAAGGGTTCTATTTAAACTATTAGGTAACAAAAATTCTAGGTCccagcaaaataaaaatattcaaattgatAAAAACAGTCACAGATACGTTTCACGCGCGGGTAAACTCTATTTTACAGACTACTCGTGAACTTTACTGCCGAAGGTTTGGAAGTGCCAGGGGTTGATTCACGGGCTAAGGGACTGCCACTAAAACTTAATATGTTGTTACCTACGATAACCAaggttattttatttaatccttTGATTGAGAAAAATCTCAATGATTCTCTATACTAAATTCTTTGAAGGAGAtaaaaggttattttgatggtgataagagaaagaaagtgaaaagagattatgagttggaattttttagttaacaaaaaaactaacaaattaataaataatatttgttgaaatttatcTTCTTGGGTAATCAATGTTGCACTATTTTTCTATTTGAAAGTTTAACGTACCCAAATGCGTTGTTCGAAATGGCCTGCATTTGCAGATTAGCAAAGCAAGCATAGCATCAGTGGCAGCATTGGTTACGTGTAGAAGGTGATTCATGCACACACGCACAAAAAAGGATGTATGGGAGAAGAAACAAACAATTCTTCACTAATAAACATCACTTTTGATGGAAACGTAAACATTCATCAAGGATGAAGGAACTAACAAACAGCCTAACACCAAGCATACAAGCATTAATGATAGGCAACAAGGTTTTTTAAGTGTCTGCAACCACATTTGGAACGGCATTGGTCGATATTGAAAACTTGATTATAGGTGGATTATTAATTCCTAATCCTAATAGGTTGTTGGTGGGTTGGCAGAGAAATAGGCAAGAGCACCTACAAACGGCGCATTGATGTATGTTGCTGGCTCAGACTGCTGATAGTTATGTCGATCATCAGAGAAGTTGTCATTGTTATCAGGACCACCTACGATGGCTCCAACAAGGATATTAGGGTTGGGCGAGGCAGAATGGAAAAACTGAAAGCCGTCGTTGCATGAAATGTGTTGAGTGTGTGCGTGGATGGAAGGCAGAGAGGAACCCCTGTGGTGGATATGCTTTGGATACCTCTCTCCAAAACCCACCATATAAGACATCTTTGTTGGATTGTTGCCCAGAATGTAGTCCACTTGTGCTTTAGCTAGTGTTACTAGGTTTTCGCCCGTGACTGCTGAAGTCCCACATCGAACTACATTACCGCCGTTTGTGTTCAGATATTTGGCGTATGTCAAGAGAAGGAAGCTAGTTGATGTTACGTACTGCAAATTGCTCTCGCTCCCTTTGTACAGAAGCCCCCcttcaaaatttcatttcatagTTTCTGGAAAATTAGTCTCATAAATTGTAACCAAAAATTCTTCATAAGATAAAAGTTACTATGGTGTTTGACGCTAATTCGAAGATGAAAAACTAAGTTTAGTCAAAAGTtgttaattaagttaaattattgagttagaaatatttggagaaaaaaatgttggtgaaataatttataaaacgtATAAATGTAAagtaagataataaaaaatatgtttaaataaattttatatgttttatattttgtatataaaaaatatacttttgggTAGTTACAGCTCGaactcttgtaatttttttcttcaaaactcaaatattttactataaataatataatattaaataaagcaATGAATGAGATATTTTATGAAAGTATTGAGAGTaaaagtgagataaaataataataataataataataataataataataataataataataataataataataataataataataacttgtaAGTTCAAAGTTTAAACAGTACTTCTAATAGCATATAAAAGCATTAAGTCAGCGagataattaaattgatttatcatCAAATACTTTTTAGTTGGGTTAACTATacaattaagttataaaataaagaattaagtatcttttataatttaatatttttttatttttgtaaaattacttttttttatctctacaaattatgtttattttatttttttactttttgttttaaaattttgcagAATACcacacttatttttttctctttgactttttcaataaattttgtcTAACTGCAACTGAACCAAGAGGATAAATAATTCGAATTGCTGACCTCGGGTGTACTGAGCCTGGAAACCGGGTGTTCCCGACATTAGCGAACAAATGTAATTGTCTGCATGTGCCTTATATAGTTGGAACTCTTCAGAATTTTCCTCTAGGAATTCCTATCGTCGTGTCCGTGCAAAAATAAACCTTTTAAGTGATACATATATACATGTGTGATGGCATTTAGCgtctaaaaaaatgaattgagatTCTCTTCTAActtcaaaacttatttttatacaagttattttatttaatttcttcaaaagcTAAAACTGAAATAATATATAACTCGATTTTAACTTCCAAAAGGGTACCTTGGAAAGCAGGATTTTTGTTCCAGGTCGCTTGTCATCCCAACTGAATGTGTAACCATCATCATCAGCCCCTAATATGTGGCCATTggattgtatatattgtatataagTGTTAATTCCTGATGCTTTATAAATCCATGATGCACCCCACAGAAGCTCATCCTATTTACAACATGTTTAATTAGAAGCCATGCATATCAAGGCCTCCCAACAGAAAAGAGTAATATATAGGATCTTTTAGTTCACATACGTgaccttttttactttaaaaaattaataccaAATGTTTGTAGGCATAAAGTTCAagctttagttattttattcattGGTCGATCCTAAATCATATTAACGGGCTATGTTTCtaactataatttaattaataattaagttgaAGGTATATATGTCTTACATGGTATCCAGAGTAAGAGCAGTAGAATGGACAGACAACCGAATTAAGAGAATCACTATAAGAACCCCTGTAACGGTCTGCAAAATTGAATACCTGCAAAGTAACATTCATATGATTAGAAAATGAAGAGTACACAACACTTAGCAATGCAAGAAATGAAAATGGGGGaacagtttatttatttatatatgtattactTTGATGGCTGCTTGAAGCAATTTGGAGGAATAGCTTGGATCTGAATCTCTGAATACTATTGAAGAAGCAGCCAATGCAGCTGCCGTCTCTGCTGCTACATCCGAACCTGGGTTTGTAGCTGATACTTTATACACGTTGCGTGGAGTGTCCATATCTTCAGCCCTTTCCCAGCACCTATGATCCATGTTCGGCTCTCCTACctgcattaattaattaacctcTTTGTTCATTTCtatcaaatttttttcatgACTTTTCTTAGAGATTTCACGTCAACAATGATATATCTAAAcataaagtatataaaaatagaCAACCCTTATCTTATGAACtagttttttaagtaaaattaggCTCgagtttaaattataatattgttagaCTTATCAAACCACCTGTAAATGAAACTTTTATGTTCAATACGTCTAATTCTCAACGTCTATATTATCATTTGGGATTGAGTTTAActtaaactcaaattttaagGATTTTAGCTTGTTCTATCCATGCTAGCACTATGATATGATAATGATTTATGTAAGGCAGTTAAATTAAGTTTGCTCACTTGGACATATAATGTGTCAGGGGTGGTGGTGGCTGCCTTAAGAAGGTAATCCGTGCTCCAACGAATAGCAGCTCTGGCATTTTCAAGTTGGTCCTGCATTGAGCTTCCAAATTCAATCACACTCCATGCTAACAATGTAGTGGTAAAGGCCATTGGCAACCCAAACTTGACGTTGTCTCCAGCATCATAATAACCGCCTACTAAGTCCACCTGAATAACAAGAATATTAATCATGATTAAACTGTATGTGAGCAAAATTAAtcagtttaattttcaattttacatatatgtatatacatgatAGGAAGAGCCATCGGACAATCCAGAATCTCCCCTCCATGTTTGTTGCTGGTTGGAAGGCAATTTCCCAGATCGTTGTCCCTCGAAGAAGAGAATGGATTTCTCAAGAGCCTCATGGTACTCTTGCGACGTGAAAGCTAAGCTTAGCTGACCAAACGAAGAACATAGTATAAAGAACAGAAACTGTAACATTAGTGAAAATGTGGTGACTGAAGCCATCCCTTTTGGCATGTGCGCTTCTTTCTTTAACTGACACACAGAATTAGAGGCTTCAGAGAGAATGCAGTGATGGTTTGTTTAAAACGTCCAAATGTATTGTATTTATAAACCTTGAGAAGTAGTAAGTTTGGAGGTTAGTTAACTTGAACAAGCAAGATCAAGTCACGTGGAATTATACTCAATTAATAGTCTAGTCTCCGGTTCAATTTCTAGATATATAGTTATATTTGTATTTGGAGGGAAAATTTTATCATCTATATTAGGGTCTCTTTGAATAAGTTTCTCTAAAAGTACTTTTAggaaaaacaaataagaaaaaaaatatgaaatgagatttttcataagttaaaatgagttattagttaatcattaattaattaatagatgtcattttatcttttagaaaaattatatacaaaaacttctacaaatttaactaataaaaagttTATTAGAGTAAAATTTggtctattttaaaaaagaacacAAGTTAGATAATTTGAGGTTAATGCTGATTGGTCACAGGATCAACTGCGCCAAACCGGGCTAGCAGAAAGTCCAAACATCTGACTTGTTTATTATCCTTGTTATTATTGGATACTTGAGCTGAAAAAACCATTTTCACAAGAAAAAATGCACGTTTTATTAGAATATAGATATAGATGTTACTGTAATTACAATTGGCGTAACTTACGCCAGGAAATTGGACTTGAAACTTGTTAGAAGTTGGGTATATAGGATGCCAAAATTTAAGGCGCAGTATGGAAAACAGTAATTTGTCTGTAGCAAGCAAGTCACGGACACAAAATTAGAGTCACATGAGGGGCAAATCAACCAAGTTGACGGCCACGAGTGAGACCGGTGGAGGTAGGGATGTAGAAAGGTTTGCATGAGAACATTTTTAATGAATATAGAAATGCCTCAGAACCAATCAGAAAAACCATAATATATATCACGTGATAGGGATGTTCACATGAATGGTCAAGGATTCCTGCATTTCTTTCGGtgggaagaagagaaaagaagtgCAGCCTTCTAAATTGCAATGCGTGAAAGAAAGTGATGCGGCATGATTTTGGGTTACCCAATCTAACGCCTCCCTAATTAATTGGATTTCTTTCTGAATTGTGATCGTTTAATCTAGGATTTGGTCGCACTTACTCCTTGCTCTTGTttattaaattctaaattttgaatttagatTTTATCATCTGATTCGAGTAATCCTTCAAATTGGTAATTTAACAACAGACTAGTGAATCCATAAATGATTGtaagtatataattaatattgtaatatttttcttttataaagtacatatataatttgtgGTTAGATGCTAATGaagttttaacagtgattataTTACCTTTAAGTAATCTCTTGCCATTAATCCAATGGCTCTCTGCCTAACATGATAGGCATATGTAGATGTCTTGGCCTTTGTGGCTTTGTCCATGGATAGCCAGAGAGGTGCTTGGCCCTAGGTGGGGGGATAGCTTTGGCCAGGAGTGTTGGACTATGATTGGAGGGGTTCTTAGCCATATTTTTGGTAGTGGTTTGATCCCTATGGGCACAAAAGGCAATCTCCCTTTTAAGTCTTAAGGCAACTACAAATTTAAGGATCCAATCCAAGATTATGCGTTCAATGTATGGACAatacacaaaataaattttaaaaacaaattaataattatatattttattgatgtaaacTACTACACTATCATTGtcaaccaatcaataattattataaaactcaataaattaatcataacaataatttatgattaactgaaaatataaatttattttatattattaatacataaattattttctcattaaatgtgtaaaattatgccataaataaaatttctatcaaatgaatatttttaaatatatcaaatacattttaaatttacaaaaaaaaattgtattgtgatacaaaattatttttatttattgacctttttataaaattattgaaattcaataCATGAGCATATTTTCAGATTTAATCAGCTAATcaactttcatttttcaataacttcaaattttcaaaatttgcctttttttaatctcatgttctgttctatttattttattttaaaaacatacttCCACAGGAAATTTTCATTCCATCAAGCTTTCAATTCCTCAGTTTGATGCTCAATTATATTAGGAGTGAGACAAATGGAAATTAACAACACGAGATTTTTTGTACAATGTAAATCAGAAAGAACAACTCCCCGACTCCAAAGCAGAACATACATTAGAATGAAAAGCATGAGTTCAATTGACAAATCAATAGGGTAGGCTGGTGAAAATCCTAAATTACTTTTTCACATCCATAGGTGCAAGTTCCAAATCTTTCTATATTGGTGTACagcattaaaatatttttaattgaaaattcttGGTATAAGCATCAGCCTAATCTTGCTTCTCTTCGTAACACCTGGAAGATAGAAACCCAGAAACGAAACTATCAGTTTAGAATGTAGCTAACAGTATGTGCACACATGACAAACAAAACCACTGACAGTATACCTCTTCagcaaattttatcaaaattgttGTCCGTGGTCGTTGTTGACCTTCCATGGGGACAAAATGAGCTGTTACAACAGCTGGAAACCCGGCACCATCCAAAACGCCCTTCATTGatgaatgaaacaaaataaaaccacTCTTTAGACCTTTCTCTAAGAATCAGATTACTAGTTGACAGTTACTGAACAAAGCAAAGCAATTACCCGTACTATTCCAGCAACAAATGCTCCACAGTTAAACGTTCCCATGTCCTTTGGGATAGAAATGAATCTATAAAGCAGAGATCCATAAGCTCACTACTTAATGAACAAAAAATCCAGTATGTGTAATTGTCGAATAAAATGTAGAGACTGAAATTACTTGTTTACTAGGAGCTCCTTTTCACTGATCATGTATTCATCTTCATGTTCAGTTCCTTTCTCCAGTGAATCAGCTACCTAatataagacaaataaaaaacaatacatTGAAACTTAGGGAGCTGCTAAAATATTAAGATAGCTGACAACTTTACACATTCCAAGAAAAACGAGTATATGATACAACCAGAACAGAAAAAATAGTCCTTGGTTGTTACAAAAAATTGGTACTAATGCTCCATTGGGTTCAAGTCACATCTCTTACACCATTGATTATGATTATAACTACTAGATACATGCCTGGGTATTGAATAATTTTCACAGCTAATGCATTCTGTATGTGTTTCAGGTCTCTAACACCAGATCTGCAAAGTGAACCATGCATACAGAACACACATGACAAAAATATACCGGTAGATCAAGAACCAAGGTTGTATCAATGTATTGATGATTC
This window harbors:
- the LOC732658 gene encoding endoglucanase 1, with the protein product MPKGMASVTTFSLMLQFLFFILCSSFGQLSLAFTSQEYHEALEKSILFFEGQRSGKLPSNQQQTWRGDSGLSDGSSYHVDLVGGYYDAGDNVKFGLPMAFTTTLLAWSVIEFGSSMQDQLENARAAIRWSTDYLLKAATTTPDTLYVQVGEPNMDHRCWERAEDMDTPRNVYKVSATNPGSDVAAETAAALAASSIVFRDSDPSYSSKLLQAAIKVFNFADRYRGSYSDSLNSVVCPFYCSYSGYHDELLWGASWIYKASGINTYIQYIQSNGHILGADDDGYTFSWDDKRPGTKILLSKEFLEENSEEFQLYKAHADNYICSLMSGTPGFQAQYTRGGLLYKGSESNLQYVTSTSFLLLTYAKYLNTNGGNVVRCGTSAVTGENLVTLAKAQVDYILGNNPTKMSYMVGFGERYPKHIHHRGSSLPSIHAHTQHISCNDGFQFFHSASPNPNILVGAIVGGPDNNDNFSDDRHNYQQSEPATYINAPFVGALAYFSANPPTTY